The DNA region TTCCACGCGGGCCCCGCACCCCAGGAGGTCGCGGACACCACGTTCTACCGCGAGGTCCTCGCCGCGCTCCCCGCCTGGATCGCGGCCCGCGACACCGCGGCCGACGCCTGATCCACCGGCAGACGTACGGTCACGGCGAGCCCGCCCCCGGGGCCCGGCACCGCCGTGACCGTACCGCCGTGCGCGACGGCGATGGAGCGCACGATCGAGAGGCCGAGGCCCGACCCGCGCCCCATCCGGTCCTTGCCCTCACCCCGCCGGAACGGCTCGAACAGCCCGGGGATGTCCGCCGCGTCCACCACGGGCCCGGTGTTGCGGACCTCCAGCAGCGCCCCGCCGCCGGCCGTCACCAGTGACACGTCCACCGTCCCGTCCGGCACGTTGTACGTGACGGCGTTGACCAGCAGATTCGCCACCAGCTGCGCGAGCAGCATCCGGTTCCCCCGCACCGTGCAGAAATGCGTATCGGCCCGCACGCCCGGGTGCCGGGCCGCCTCCTCCGCCACCACCTGCGCGAGATCCACCGTCTCCCGCTCGCCCTCGGCGAGCCCGCGCTCGCTGCGCGCCAGGACCAGCAGCCCCTCTATGAGCCGCTCGCTGCGCCGGTTGTTGTCCAGGAGCGTCTGCCGAGTGCGTACGAGATCCTCCGCGGACGGGTCGTCCAGACCGATCTGGATC from Streptomyces sp. NBC_01591 includes:
- a CDS encoding sensor histidine kinase translates to MAQVPHSRIRTRIALVYGGVFLILGTALLATVNLASRAGTDSQARDIARTAAVVQPGYAVNGPLVTRRSLGPPTVYDLTDHVSDAAGQQMLIWSVASLLVMTACAVAVGWWTAGRVLRPVHAMTAKARRLSEHNLHERIASSGPDDELKELGDTLDALLARLEKAFDSQRRFIANASHELRTPLATQRAAIQIGLDDPSAEDLVRTRQTLLDNNRRSERLIEGLLVLARSERGLAEGERETVDLAQVVAEEAARHPGVRADTHFCTVRGNRMLLAQLVANLLVNAVTYNVPDGTVDVSLVTAGGGALLEVRNTGPVVDAADIPGLFEPFRRGEGKDRMGRGSGLGLSIVRSIAVAHGGTVTAVPGPGGGLAVTVRLPVDQASAAVSRAAIQAGSAARTSR